The sequence CAGACCAGTTTTTGAACATTTCGACCAGCTGCCGGTAGGAAAAACTTTGGTCTTTGAGTTTTAAACTCTTGAGCTTTTTCAGAATCTTTGGCGAATCGGTTAATTTAAAGCTGTCTTTACGATCCAAAAGCAAGCCATTTTTTTTCAGCTTTGTCTTCTCAATCCCAGCAAGAGTTTTGCCTATTTCCCAAGTCTGAGCCAGATAGACAAAAGGCAGCGAGGACAAATCCATTTTCTTTCGTTTTTGCAAATAATAAAGGCCTTTTAATTTAATGGCTCTGACTCGTTTTTTCTTGAAAACCTCATTCAGATAAACCTCGACGCCGTATCTCGTCTTGGCCATTTGCTTCAAGTGAGGCAGAAGGTCTTTGCGCCAGTAAGCTCTCTGACCGGTAAAGGGCAAACTTGGTTCGAAATTGGAAGACGGAGATAAGGATATCTTAGCCAAAACAACTTCTGCCTGATTTGCCAAAAGAGGAGCAATCAGCTTT is a genomic window of bacterium containing:
- a CDS encoding glycosyltransferase family 2 protein; protein product: MEQKTISIVIPVFNEEKAVKGLVEAVLGSGLASEVICVNDGSSDSTQKILESFGGKITLIDLKRNHGKGFALVVGVRKAKGEIIVFLDADLLNLKKDHLEKLIAPLLANQAEVVLAKISLSPSSNFEPSLPFTGQRAYWRKDLLPHLKQMAKTRYGVEVYLNEVFKKKRVRAIKLKGLYYLQKRKKMDLSSLPFVYLAQTWEIGKTLAGIEKTKLKKNGLLLDRKDSFKLTDSPKILKKLKSLKLKDQSFSYRQLVEMFKNWSADKKN